In Cytobacillus oceanisediminis, the following proteins share a genomic window:
- a CDS encoding HPr family phosphocarrier protein — MAEKQVEVKLKTGLQARPAALFVQEANRFSSDIFLEKDGKKVNAKSIMGLMSLAVSSGSVITLKAEGNDENEALEALSNYIQKEN; from the coding sequence ATGGCGGAAAAACAGGTTGAAGTTAAGCTGAAAACAGGATTACAGGCACGTCCGGCGGCATTGTTCGTACAGGAGGCCAATCGGTTCTCATCCGATATTTTTCTGGAGAAGGACGGAAAGAAGGTAAATGCGAAAAGCATAATGGGGCTAATGAGTCTGGCTGTAAGCTCAGGATCAGTTATTACCCTCAAGGCTGAGGGGAACGACGAAAACGAAGCTCTTGAAGCACTGTCAAACTATATTCAGAAGGAAAACTAA
- the dapA gene encoding 4-hydroxy-tetrahydrodipicolinate synthase, whose translation MTTIRGAYPVLITPMTQEQEIDWGGVKNNVNYFVDQGVAGIVINGSTGEFVSLSREEKYQMVETVMKEAGGRIPVIVGTAAETTRETIEYTKQAEVHGADGALIINPYYMKPKENEIYHHFKEVSSSVNLPIMLYNNPFTSGVNMSADLMLQIGKDCENVTHIKESSGEIGKVRDLARKGKGDFEVFCGAEELVMESYLVGATGWISVAGNIVPKLVTDMYTHFQNGEFEEAWSINDRILPLCAFLEGSGKYVQIVKRAMELTGQAGGPARYPRLGLSSEEDQKLKDLLASLETVKN comes from the coding sequence ATGACTACAATTAGAGGAGCTTATCCAGTATTAATTACACCAATGACACAGGAGCAAGAAATTGATTGGGGCGGAGTAAAGAATAATGTTAATTACTTTGTGGATCAAGGTGTGGCAGGTATCGTCATCAATGGGAGTACTGGTGAATTTGTCAGTCTATCAAGAGAAGAAAAATACCAGATGGTAGAAACTGTCATGAAGGAAGCAGGCGGCCGCATCCCTGTTATTGTGGGTACTGCTGCTGAAACAACAAGGGAAACAATCGAGTATACAAAGCAAGCTGAAGTACACGGAGCGGATGGTGCTCTAATCATTAACCCTTATTACATGAAGCCAAAGGAAAATGAAATCTACCATCATTTCAAAGAAGTATCCAGCTCTGTTAATCTTCCAATCATGCTTTATAACAACCCATTTACTTCTGGTGTTAATATGAGCGCAGATTTAATGCTTCAGATTGGCAAGGATTGTGAAAATGTGACTCACATTAAGGAATCAAGCGGTGAAATTGGCAAGGTAAGAGATCTTGCAAGAAAAGGAAAAGGAGACTTTGAAGTATTCTGCGGTGCTGAAGAGCTTGTAATGGAGTCTTACTTAGTTGGAGCAACTGGGTGGATTTCTGTTGCAGGAAATATCGTGCCAAAGCTAGTTACAGACATGTATACCCATTTTCAAAACGGTGAGTTTGAAGAAGCTTGGTCCATCAATGATCGTATTTTACCACTGTGCGCGTTCCTTGAAGGATCTGGAAAGTATGTGCAAATTGTGAAGAGAGCCATGGAATTAACTGGCCAGGCTGGCGGACCTGCCCGTTACCCTCGTTTAGGTCTATCATCTGAGGAAGATCAAAAGCTAAAAGACCTGCTTGCAAGTTTAGAAACAGTAAAAAACTAA
- a CDS encoding 8-oxo-dGTP diphosphatase, producing MQRVTNCVLLKDDKVLLLQKPRRGWWVAPGGKMEPGESVRDSCIREFREETGIYLRNPNIKGIFTFIMKDGDKVVQEWMMFTFLATASDGLNLDESEEGKLRWHPFSEIKNLPMAAGDSHILEYMIHGQGMIYGTFTYTPDFELLSYRLDPS from the coding sequence TTGCAGCGAGTCACGAACTGTGTGTTACTTAAAGACGATAAAGTATTGCTTTTACAAAAGCCGAGAAGAGGCTGGTGGGTGGCTCCGGGCGGAAAGATGGAGCCTGGTGAATCAGTGAGGGACTCGTGCATCCGTGAGTTCAGGGAAGAAACAGGCATCTATCTGCGCAATCCGAATATTAAAGGAATTTTTACGTTCATCATGAAGGATGGCGATAAGGTCGTACAGGAGTGGATGATGTTTACTTTTCTGGCTACAGCTTCTGATGGGCTGAACCTGGATGAATCAGAGGAAGGCAAGCTTCGCTGGCATCCGTTTTCAGAGATTAAGAATCTGCCGATGGCTGCCGGAGATTCACATATTTTGGAGTATATGATTCATGGACAGGGCATGATTTATGGAACATTTACGTATACGCCAGATTTTGAACTGCTTAGTTATAGGCTGGATCCAAGCTGA
- a CDS encoding alanine/glycine:cation symporter family protein — protein sequence MEELVNKASGMVWSLGLVAFALGAGLFFSIMTRFVQFRYFKEMIKLLFEKGNPESGVSSFQAFSMALAGRVGIGNIAGVATAIAFGGPGAVFWMWIMALLGGASAFIESTLAQVYKVKDGNQYRGGTPYFIEKGLNMKWFAVFVAIVVTICYGILVPGIQANTIAVGFENTIGLNKSITGIILVVLLGIIIFGGVKRIATVAEKVVPFMALGYVVITFVLLFANAAEIPAMLWLIISSAFGANEMFGGIIGAAIAWGVKRAVFSNVAGVGEGTYSSAAADVSHPAKQGLVQGFSVYIDTIIVCTATALMILITGMYSVTPEGKQPIVENIQGVEAGPMWTQAAVESVIPGFGSLFVAIAIFFFAFTTLMAYYYISETTLVYLGRKRNLKGLKAGLMIVFLGMIYFGSVENASLLWALGDFGFGSMAWLNLVAILFLTKTALKVFKDYEEQKKAGIEPVFDPVKLGIKGADFWEEKVKESNSKGKKVI from the coding sequence ATGGAAGAATTAGTGAATAAAGCGTCGGGTATGGTTTGGAGTCTTGGGTTGGTAGCGTTCGCGCTTGGTGCTGGATTGTTCTTTTCCATTATGACACGTTTTGTGCAATTTAGATATTTTAAGGAAATGATTAAACTTCTTTTTGAAAAGGGTAACCCAGAGTCGGGTGTGTCCTCTTTCCAGGCGTTTTCAATGGCTTTAGCCGGCCGGGTCGGTATTGGAAATATTGCTGGGGTTGCTACTGCGATTGCATTTGGCGGTCCGGGAGCGGTTTTCTGGATGTGGATCATGGCTTTATTAGGAGGAGCAAGTGCTTTTATTGAATCCACTCTTGCTCAGGTCTATAAAGTAAAAGATGGTAATCAATACCGGGGCGGAACTCCTTATTTTATTGAAAAAGGTTTAAATATGAAATGGTTCGCAGTGTTTGTTGCGATTGTTGTTACCATCTGCTACGGAATTTTAGTTCCAGGTATTCAGGCCAATACGATTGCTGTTGGGTTCGAAAACACAATTGGTCTCAATAAAAGCATCACTGGAATCATTCTGGTTGTATTACTTGGCATCATTATTTTTGGCGGCGTTAAGCGAATTGCTACTGTTGCGGAAAAGGTTGTCCCTTTCATGGCCTTAGGGTATGTGGTTATCACTTTCGTTCTTTTATTTGCAAATGCAGCAGAAATTCCAGCAATGCTTTGGCTGATTATTTCAAGTGCATTTGGTGCAAACGAAATGTTTGGCGGTATTATCGGTGCAGCGATTGCATGGGGCGTTAAGAGAGCGGTATTCTCTAACGTTGCTGGTGTAGGGGAAGGAACTTATAGTTCAGCCGCAGCAGATGTATCCCATCCGGCAAAACAAGGTCTTGTTCAAGGATTCTCTGTTTATATTGATACCATCATTGTTTGTACAGCTACTGCACTTATGATTCTAATTACCGGCATGTACAGCGTTACACCAGAAGGAAAGCAGCCGATTGTTGAAAACATCCAAGGTGTTGAAGCTGGACCAATGTGGACACAGGCTGCCGTTGAAAGCGTTATCCCTGGGTTTGGCAGCTTGTTTGTTGCTATTGCTATCTTCTTCTTTGCCTTTACAACTCTAATGGCTTACTACTATATTTCTGAAACAACCCTCGTTTACCTTGGCAGAAAGAGAAATCTAAAAGGGCTTAAAGCAGGCTTAATGATTGTTTTCTTAGGAATGATCTACTTTGGAAGTGTCGAAAATGCATCCCTATTATGGGCGCTCGGAGACTTTGGCTTCGGAAGTATGGCCTGGCTTAACTTAGTCGCTATTCTATTCCTGACTAAAACAGCCTTAAAAGTGTTTAAAGATTATGAAGAACAGAAGAAAGCAGGCATTGAACCAGTCTTCGATCCTGTTAAACTTGGCATTAAAGGTGCTGATTTTTGGGAGGAGAAAGTGAAAGAAAGCAATTCAAAAGGCAAGAAAGTAATATAA
- the whiA gene encoding DNA-binding protein WhiA, which produces MSFASETKKELTNLEIKDCCGKAELSALIRMNGSLSFSSRKLIVDIQTENAAIARRIYTLIKRNYNVQVELLVRKKMRLKKNNVYIVRLTEQASIILDDLKILSEGFVFTHDISNELIKKKCCKRSYLRGAFLAGGSVNNPETSSYHLEISSLYKEHNDSLCELMNTFGLNSKTLERKKGYITYLKEAEKITEFLNIIGAHAALLRFEDIRIVRDMRNSVNRLVNCETANLNKTIGAALRQVENIRFIDQTVGLQVLPDKLREIAELRVAYQDVTLKELGEMVSGGNISKSGINHRLRKIDEIAEKLRAGDTIDAH; this is translated from the coding sequence ATGTCTTTCGCTTCGGAAACGAAAAAAGAATTGACGAACCTGGAAATAAAAGACTGCTGCGGAAAAGCGGAATTGTCCGCCTTGATCAGGATGAATGGTTCCCTTTCTTTTTCCAGCCGGAAATTGATTGTGGATATTCAGACGGAGAATGCAGCAATCGCAAGAAGGATTTACACACTGATTAAAAGGAATTACAACGTTCAGGTTGAGCTCCTGGTCCGGAAAAAAATGCGGCTGAAAAAGAACAATGTTTATATTGTCAGGCTAACGGAACAGGCCAGCATAATTCTTGATGATCTGAAAATTTTAAGCGAGGGATTCGTATTTACACACGATATCTCCAATGAGCTCATAAAAAAGAAATGCTGTAAGCGTTCTTATCTGCGCGGTGCATTCCTTGCCGGGGGATCGGTTAATAATCCGGAGACCTCCTCCTATCATCTAGAGATCTCTTCACTTTACAAGGAGCATAATGACTCCCTTTGTGAACTGATGAATACGTTCGGGCTGAATAGCAAAACGCTTGAACGGAAAAAGGGCTATATCACTTATTTAAAGGAAGCCGAAAAAATAACGGAGTTCCTAAATATTATTGGAGCACACGCTGCTCTGCTCCGATTTGAAGACATCCGGATTGTCCGCGATATGCGAAACTCGGTCAATCGACTCGTAAATTGTGAAACAGCGAACTTAAACAAAACAATCGGAGCTGCCTTGCGTCAGGTGGAAAATATCCGGTTCATCGATCAAACTGTCGGACTTCAGGTTCTGCCTGACAAACTGAGGGAAATTGCCGAATTGCGTGTAGCTTACCAGGATGTCACCTTAAAAGAGCTTGGGGAAATGGTCTCAGGCGGAAATATCAGTAAATCGGGTATTAATCACAGATTAAGAAAAATAGATGAAATCGCTGAGAAACTCCGGGCGGGCGACACTATAGATGCTCACTGA
- the rapZ gene encoding RNase adapter RapZ — protein sequence MSTGAVNDTQMVIITGMSGAGKTVAIQSFEDLGFFCVDNLPPTLLPKFLELMKESGNKMNKVALVMDLRGREFFDHLFKALDELSETSWVTPQILYLDADDSTLVRRYKETRRFHPLAPSGLPLEGIKLERELLEELKGRAQLIYNTSQMKPRELREKILTEFSLNKKTIFTVNVMSFGFKHGIPIDADLVFDVRFLPNPHYIEHMRPKTGLDEEVSSYVLKWTETSKFLEKVTELLSFMLPHYKREGKAQLVVAIGCTGGQHRSVALTEYIADFYSKDYHTAITHRDIERRKENIK from the coding sequence ATGAGTACGGGTGCAGTTAATGATACTCAAATGGTGATTATTACGGGAATGTCAGGGGCAGGGAAAACAGTAGCCATCCAAAGCTTTGAAGATCTTGGCTTCTTCTGTGTAGATAATTTGCCGCCGACGCTGCTGCCGAAGTTCCTTGAACTTATGAAGGAATCAGGGAATAAAATGAATAAGGTGGCATTGGTGATGGATTTGCGCGGCCGTGAGTTTTTTGACCACTTATTTAAAGCGCTGGATGAATTATCCGAGACATCCTGGGTCACCCCGCAAATTTTATATCTTGATGCGGATGATTCGACACTCGTCAGAAGATATAAAGAAACAAGACGATTCCATCCCCTTGCACCATCAGGATTGCCTCTTGAAGGCATAAAGCTTGAACGGGAGCTGCTCGAAGAATTAAAAGGCAGGGCCCAGCTTATTTATAACACATCGCAAATGAAGCCGAGGGAATTGCGCGAGAAAATTCTAACGGAATTCTCATTGAATAAAAAAACAATATTTACGGTTAACGTCATGTCTTTTGGCTTTAAGCATGGAATTCCAATTGATGCCGACCTGGTATTCGATGTCCGATTCCTTCCGAATCCGCATTATATTGAGCATATGAGGCCGAAGACAGGATTAGATGAAGAGGTATCCAGCTATGTGCTGAAATGGACCGAAACTAGTAAATTTCTCGAAAAGGTTACGGAGCTGCTGAGCTTTATGCTTCCGCATTATAAACGGGAAGGGAAAGCTCAATTGGTCGTTGCAATCGGCTGTACGGGAGGCCAGCATCGTTCGGTAGCGCTGACAGAATATATCGCTGACTTTTACAGCAAGGATTACCATACGGCAATCACGCACCGTGACATCGAGAGGAGAAAGGAAAACATCAAATGA
- a CDS encoding tetratricopeptide repeat protein: MSKDSKARHQKGKLLSFIPNGEYYFSKGIKAYHRRDFHKAKKYLMRAMQLEPGEPMIICQLAIVHSEMGEYQESNQLLHIILEELDEDMVECHYFLANNYAHLGLFKDAYTHANTYLDLDRDGEFTEDTEDLLELLTLEAEDLDDELYEQDDLITKQEHARELLESGHFPKAVEILNSVIDEYPEYWSAYNNLALAYFYLGEVQKASDILEKVLEENPGNLHALCNKLVFAFYERDFRQVRLLKEALKKIKPLSIEHQFKLGATFALTGEYEAAFAWLRKLQKKGFEGDGPFYYWLSYSAYFTGREEMAKSAWKKAIEINPEKEGFEPWNDEKVTSSGFEDHYSSILKKLESDYIEERLFGLFLTSVSSRRDEILTSEAIVRNNKFSAMEKEYLSFVKTDREAPAQVQAAHETAELFYENYHPIGTVEAGLYLMWFTIFAELTNNRQNIKNKNAWAAAIEYVWHKLRNEKVSQSKIAGRYGISASTMGKYVKSVNERLQ; the protein is encoded by the coding sequence ATGAGTAAAGACTCTAAAGCTAGACACCAAAAGGGAAAGTTACTGTCATTTATCCCGAATGGTGAGTACTATTTTTCCAAAGGGATTAAGGCGTACCACCGCAGGGATTTTCATAAAGCAAAGAAATATTTAATGCGGGCGATGCAGCTTGAGCCGGGTGAACCGATGATTATCTGCCAGCTTGCGATTGTTCATTCAGAAATGGGTGAGTATCAGGAGTCGAATCAGCTGCTTCATATTATATTGGAGGAGCTTGATGAGGATATGGTGGAATGCCATTATTTCCTTGCCAACAACTATGCTCATTTGGGCCTTTTCAAAGATGCTTACACGCATGCAAATACGTATCTGGATTTGGATCGGGACGGAGAGTTTACAGAAGATACAGAGGATCTGCTGGAACTACTGACGCTTGAGGCGGAAGATTTGGATGACGAGCTTTACGAGCAGGATGACCTGATTACGAAGCAGGAACACGCACGGGAATTGCTGGAGTCCGGCCATTTTCCAAAAGCGGTTGAAATCCTGAACTCTGTTATTGATGAGTATCCGGAGTATTGGTCCGCATATAACAATTTGGCCCTGGCGTATTTTTACCTTGGAGAAGTGCAAAAGGCATCAGATATTTTAGAGAAGGTGCTGGAAGAAAATCCGGGTAATCTCCACGCTCTGTGCAACAAGCTTGTCTTTGCTTTTTACGAGCGGGATTTCAGGCAGGTGCGCTTGTTGAAAGAGGCTCTGAAAAAAATTAAGCCGCTTTCAATTGAACATCAGTTCAAGCTTGGTGCCACTTTTGCTTTGACCGGCGAGTATGAGGCTGCCTTTGCATGGCTTCGTAAGCTTCAAAAGAAAGGCTTTGAAGGGGACGGACCATTTTATTACTGGCTATCCTATTCCGCATATTTCACGGGCCGTGAAGAGATGGCGAAATCGGCATGGAAGAAAGCCATCGAGATTAATCCGGAAAAAGAAGGATTTGAGCCCTGGAACGATGAAAAAGTAACCAGCAGCGGCTTTGAAGACCATTATTCATCCATTCTAAAAAAGCTGGAAAGCGACTATATCGAAGAGCGGCTATTCGGCCTTTTCCTTACGTCAGTATCCAGCAGAAGAGATGAAATTTTGACGTCTGAAGCAATTGTGCGAAACAATAAGTTTTCAGCTATGGAGAAGGAATATCTTTCTTTTGTGAAAACTGACCGGGAAGCGCCTGCCCAGGTTCAGGCTGCACATGAGACAGCTGAACTGTTTTATGAAAACTACCATCCGATTGGCACGGTGGAAGCCGGACTATATTTAATGTGGTTTACTATATTTGCTGAATTGACAAATAACCGGCAGAATATAAAAAACAAAAATGCCTGGGCTGCAGCAATTGAGTATGTCTGGCATAAGCTTCGAAACGAAAAGGTTTCCCAATCAAAAATTGCAGGGAGATACGGCATTTCCGCTTCGACGATGGGCAAATATGTAAAATCGGTGAACGAACGCCTTCAGTGA
- a CDS encoding gluconeogenesis factor YvcK family protein codes for MNRQPRIVIIGGGTGLPVLLRGLKQYPVDITAIVTVADDGGSSGRLRNDLHIPPPGDIRNVLAALSDVEPLIEEMFQHRFATSNELSGHSLGNLILAAMTSITGNFVHAIQEMSKVLNVRGKVLPAANQSVVLHAEMEDGTIVSGESKIPYSGKKIKRVFLTPKNIKALPESLQAIRQADMIIIGPGSLYTSILPNLLVPRLGREVCHSKAKKVYICNLMTQAGETLDYTASDHVKALYDHMGCAFINTILVNNEEIPPHIQERYSEEMAKPVVYDTGALTELGLEIMHGEIVSHEGGIIRHDTKEVAQMLYNLLLHETNRRFNA; via the coding sequence ATGAACCGACAGCCAAGAATCGTCATCATCGGAGGAGGAACAGGGCTTCCTGTCCTCTTAAGGGGATTAAAACAATACCCTGTTGATATAACTGCCATTGTGACAGTTGCCGATGATGGCGGCAGTTCAGGAAGATTGAGAAATGATCTTCATATTCCGCCGCCCGGTGACATCCGCAATGTGCTGGCAGCTCTTTCAGACGTGGAGCCGCTCATTGAGGAGATGTTCCAGCATCGCTTTGCGACATCCAATGAGTTATCCGGGCATTCGCTTGGCAATTTAATTCTCGCGGCAATGACCTCGATTACAGGAAACTTTGTTCATGCGATTCAGGAAATGAGCAAGGTGTTAAACGTAAGGGGCAAGGTGTTGCCGGCTGCTAACCAGAGTGTGGTCCTTCATGCTGAAATGGAAGACGGGACCATAGTATCGGGAGAATCAAAAATTCCTTATTCCGGTAAAAAAATTAAGCGGGTATTTTTAACGCCCAAAAATATTAAAGCCCTGCCTGAATCACTGCAGGCAATCAGACAGGCTGATATGATCATCATTGGGCCTGGAAGCTTATATACCAGTATTCTTCCAAACCTGCTTGTCCCTAGGCTGGGACGTGAGGTCTGTCATTCGAAAGCGAAAAAGGTGTATATATGCAATTTAATGACACAGGCAGGGGAGACACTCGATTATACGGCAAGCGATCATGTAAAAGCACTATATGATCATATGGGCTGTGCTTTTATCAATACCATTCTGGTAAACAATGAAGAAATTCCTCCTCATATTCAGGAGCGGTACAGCGAGGAAATGGCAAAGCCTGTTGTGTATGATACAGGTGCTCTTACCGAACTGGGCCTTGAAATTATGCATGGTGAAATTGTCAGCCACGAAGGCGGGATCATTCGCCATGATACAAAAGAAGTTGCCCAGATGCTTTATAATTTGCTTTTACATGAAACCAATAGGCGTTTTAACGCGTAA
- the trxB gene encoding thioredoxin-disulfide reductase, giving the protein MTEEKIYDVIIAGAGPAGMTAAVYTSRANLSTLMIERGVPGGQMANTEEVENYPGFDHILGPDLSTKMFDHAKKFGAEYAYGDIKEIIDGEEYKTVVSGSKQYKARSVIISAGAEYKKLGIPGEKELGGRGVSYCAVCDGAFFKGKELVVVGGGDSAVEEGVYLTRFASKVTIVHRRDQLRAQAILQQRAFDNEKIDFIWNTTVKEVNDKDGKVGSVTLVSAETGEEREFKADGVFIYIGMVPLSKPFESLGITNSNGYIETNDRMETKVEGIFAAGDIREKSLRQIVTATGDGSIAAQSAQHYVEELQESLKAKK; this is encoded by the coding sequence GTGACTGAAGAAAAAATTTATGACGTCATTATCGCTGGCGCAGGGCCGGCAGGGATGACTGCTGCTGTATATACATCTCGTGCAAATCTGTCTACTCTAATGATTGAACGCGGTGTTCCAGGCGGACAAATGGCCAATACAGAAGAAGTGGAAAACTATCCTGGTTTTGACCATATTTTAGGGCCGGATTTATCCACCAAAATGTTCGATCATGCGAAGAAATTTGGCGCTGAATATGCGTATGGAGATATTAAAGAAATCATTGACGGCGAGGAATACAAAACTGTTGTTTCGGGATCGAAGCAATATAAAGCACGCTCTGTAATTATTTCTGCTGGTGCGGAGTACAAAAAGCTTGGCATTCCTGGTGAAAAAGAGCTTGGCGGGCGCGGTGTATCCTATTGTGCGGTCTGTGATGGCGCATTCTTTAAAGGCAAAGAGCTTGTTGTTGTCGGCGGCGGTGACTCTGCTGTTGAAGAAGGCGTATATTTGACCCGTTTCGCCTCTAAAGTGACAATCGTTCATAGACGGGATCAGCTTCGTGCGCAGGCAATCCTGCAGCAGCGTGCGTTTGATAATGAAAAAATCGACTTTATCTGGAACACTACAGTGAAGGAAGTCAATGATAAGGACGGAAAGGTAGGCAGCGTAACTCTTGTGTCTGCTGAAACCGGTGAAGAAAGAGAATTCAAGGCAGATGGTGTCTTCATCTATATCGGCATGGTTCCTCTTTCCAAGCCATTTGAAAGCCTTGGCATTACGAACAGCAATGGCTATATTGAAACAAACGACCGAATGGAAACAAAGGTGGAAGGCATTTTTGCAGCTGGGGATATCCGCGAAAAATCCCTTCGCCAGATTGTTACAGCTACAGGTGATGGAAGCATCGCAGCACAAAGCGCCCAGCACTATGTGGAAGAATTACAAGAAAGCCTTAAAGCGAAAAAATAA
- a CDS encoding aldehyde dehydrogenase family protein, producing MQATNYNLKPKVQEFLEGVKGLYINGNYEPAISGKTFPVVNPANEEVIAEVSEAQEEDINAAVAAARKAFDEGEWTKMDAAERSHLIYKFSDLLEENREELAQLESLDNGKPYKIALADDIDGTIQHFRYYAGWATKIFGKTTQVSKNYVTYTVHEPVGVVGQIIPWNFPLAMAAWKLGAALAVGCTVVIKPATETPLSLLYAGKLFKEAGFPDGVVNIVPGTGRIAGEAITAHKDVDKIAFTGSTAVGKEVMKKAADQIKGVTLELGGKSPAIVLEDANLEEAIEGVFNGTMYNHGQNCSACTRVFVQRNIYDHVVKALAERAEAMKLGDGMNPETEMGPLVSAKQHQTVLNYIEQGKKEGARIMAGGEKGFEKGYFVQPTIFADVQDHMVIAREEIFGPVMSIFVFDTIDEVIKRANDSDYGLAASVWTESMKKGHYIASKLQSGTVWINDFGLEWETMPFGGYKQSGIGREMGGEYGLQNYTEVKSVFVNIKHVE from the coding sequence ATGCAAGCGACAAATTACAATTTGAAACCAAAAGTTCAAGAATTCTTGGAAGGTGTGAAAGGATTATACATTAACGGTAACTATGAACCGGCGATTAGTGGTAAAACGTTTCCCGTCGTTAATCCTGCAAACGAAGAGGTCATTGCAGAAGTAAGTGAAGCGCAAGAGGAAGATATTAACGCTGCGGTAGCTGCTGCAAGAAAGGCATTTGATGAAGGCGAATGGACAAAAATGGATGCCGCTGAACGCTCTCATCTAATCTATAAATTTTCCGATCTCTTAGAAGAAAATCGAGAGGAACTTGCACAACTGGAATCATTGGATAACGGAAAGCCCTACAAGATCGCTTTGGCAGATGATATCGACGGAACAATCCAGCATTTTAGATATTACGCCGGATGGGCCACAAAAATATTTGGTAAAACAACTCAGGTTTCAAAGAATTATGTAACCTATACTGTACATGAGCCGGTTGGGGTTGTAGGCCAAATTATTCCATGGAACTTCCCGCTTGCCATGGCTGCCTGGAAGCTCGGAGCTGCACTTGCAGTCGGCTGTACGGTTGTGATTAAACCGGCAACTGAAACACCATTATCTCTTCTTTACGCAGGAAAGCTATTCAAAGAAGCTGGGTTTCCAGATGGTGTTGTGAATATTGTGCCTGGAACGGGCAGGATTGCGGGAGAAGCAATTACTGCACATAAAGATGTCGATAAGATAGCCTTCACAGGATCAACTGCTGTCGGAAAAGAAGTAATGAAAAAAGCTGCAGATCAAATTAAAGGTGTTACGCTGGAACTTGGCGGAAAATCGCCAGCCATTGTTTTAGAAGATGCTAATCTTGAGGAAGCAATTGAAGGGGTATTTAACGGAACGATGTACAATCATGGGCAAAACTGCAGTGCCTGTACACGTGTATTTGTACAGAGAAACATATATGATCATGTAGTAAAAGCCTTAGCAGAACGGGCGGAAGCAATGAAGCTAGGTGATGGAATGAACCCCGAAACGGAAATGGGCCCACTTGTTTCAGCGAAACAGCATCAAACTGTTCTTAATTATATTGAACAAGGGAAGAAAGAAGGGGCGCGAATCATGGCAGGCGGCGAAAAAGGATTTGAAAAAGGATACTTTGTACAGCCAACCATTTTTGCTGATGTACAAGATCATATGGTTATTGCACGTGAAGAAATCTTTGGTCCAGTCATGTCCATTTTCGTTTTCGATACGATTGATGAGGTCATTAAACGGGCGAACGATAGTGACTATGGTTTAGCTGCAAGTGTCTGGACAGAAAGTATGAAAAAGGGTCATTACATTGCAAGCAAGCTGCAATCAGGTACAGTCTGGATTAATGATTTTGGTCTTGAATGGGAAACTATGCCTTTCGGTGGCTACAAACAATCAGGAATTGGCCGCGAAATGGGTGGAGAATATGGCCTGCAAAACTATACGGAAGTGAAAAGTGTATTTGTTAACATTAAGCATGTTGAGTAA